From one Macaca nemestrina isolate mMacNem1 chromosome 5, mMacNem.hap1, whole genome shotgun sequence genomic stretch:
- the C5H6orf58 gene encoding protein LEG1 homolog, with protein MAFLPSWVCVLVGYFSAALAGTSNLSDIEPPLWKESPGQLSDYRVENSVYIINPWVYLERMGMYKILLNQTARYFAKFAPENEQNILWGLPLQYGWQYKTGRLADPTRQTNCGYESGDHMCVSVDSWWADLNYFLSSLPFLAAVDSGIMGISSDEVRLLPPPKNERKFCYDVSSCRSSFLETMNKWNTFYQYLQSPFSKFDDLLKYLWAAHTSTLADTIKSFEDGYDYYSKTEAHFERSWVLAVDYLAAVHFPTTLIRTSKFQKGLPPRILLNTDVAPFISDFTAFQNVVLFILNLLGDVDKSTGYLCTEKSNVSRGHSESSSRIYGNNS; from the exons AtggcttttcttccttcctgggtTTGTGTACTAGTTGGTTACTTTTCTGCTGCTTTAGCAGGGACTTCCAATCTCTCAGATATAGAGCCCCCTCTGTGGAAGGAGAGTCCTGGTCAGCTCAGTGACTACAGGGTGGAGAACAGCGTGTACATTATTAATCCGTGGGTATACCTTGAGAGAATGGGGATGTATAAAATCCTGTTGAACCAGACGGCCAGGTATTTTGCAAAATTTGCaccagaaaatgaacaaaatattttatgggGATTGCCTCTGCAGTATGGCTGGCAATATAAGACAG GCAGATTAGCTGATCCAACCCGACAGACAAACTGTGGCTATGAATCTGGAGATCACATGTGCGTCTCTGTGGACAGTTGGTGGGCTG atttgaattattttctgtcttcattacCCTTCCTTGCTGCGGTTGATTCTGGTATAATGGGGATATCATCAGACGAAGTCAGGCTTTTGCCCCCACCCAAGAATGAGAGGAAGTTTTGTTATGATGTTTCCAGCTGTCGTTCATCCTTCCTTGAGACAATGAACAAGTGGAACACCTTTTACCAG TATTTGCAGTCACCTTTTAGTAAGTTTGATGATCTGTTGAAGTACTTATGGGCTGCACATACTTCAACCTTGGCAGATACAATCAAAAGTTTTGAAGACGG ATATGATTATTATTCTAAAACAGAAGCACATTTTGAGAGAAGTTGGGTACTGGCTGTGGATTATTTAGCTGCAGTCCACTTTCCTACAACCTTGATAAGAACATCTAAGTTCCAGAAGGGCCTGCCACCGCGAATTCTTCTTAATACTGATGTAGCCCCTTTCATCAGTGACTTTACTGCTTTTCAGAATGTAGTCCTGTTTATTCTAAATTTGCTTGGCGATGTGGATAAATCTACAG GTTATCTTTGTACAGAAAAATCTAATGTATCTAGAGGTCATTCGGAATCTAGCTCTAGAATTTACGGAAATAACTCCTGA